Proteins encoded together in one Lathyrus oleraceus cultivar Zhongwan6 chromosome 5, CAAS_Psat_ZW6_1.0, whole genome shotgun sequence window:
- the LOC127084503 gene encoding LRR repeats and ubiquitin-like domain-containing protein At2g30105 yields MEVDDGTNGSNSNVSTITISVKFSGSTIPISISPQSTIKELKSLLLPATNVLPRGQKLIFKGKVLEDPVTLAASNLSNGSKLMLVASQGLYQGDGPVLKKTQVVPKSRKDNQSSSSSDAKKVLVKNRSERWKVTGVVALSECNLEAIPVEVWVCGSSARVLDCNNNLLRNVPVEISQLTRLEKLLINANDLSDESINWEGLMNLKYLTVLSLNQNRLTTLPSALGSITSLRELHVSNNELAGLPDEIGQLTQLEVLKANNNRMSKISEFIGNCHSLVEVDFSSNFLSQLPETFSSFNNLKALHLSNNGMKSLPSKLFKTCLQLSTLDLHNTEITIDLLRQFEGWDNFDERRRSKHQKQIEFRVGVSRDFDEGADKN; encoded by the exons ATGGAAGTCGATGATGGAACAAACGGGTCGAATTCGAACGTGTCAACCATAACCATAAGCGTGAAGTTCAGTGGATCAACTATACCCATTTCAATCTCACCTCAATCAACCATCAAAGAACTCAAGTCCCTTCTTCTACCTGCCACCAATGTCCTTCCAAGGGGGCAGAAACTCATCTTCAAAG GTAAGGTTTTAGAAGACCCTGTGACATTGGCAGCTTCAAATTTGAGTAATGGGTCCAAACTCATGCTTGTGGCTTCTCAGGGTTTATATCAAGGG GATGGTCCTGTCTTGAAGAAAACTCAGGTTGTTCCTAAATCAAGGAAAGATAACCAATCAAGTTCTAGTAGCGACGCAAAGAAAGTTCTGGTAAAGAACAGGTCCGAACGGTGGAAAGTAACAGGAGTTGTAGCACTGTCTGAATGCAACTTGGAG GCCATACCTGTTGAGGTTTGGGTTTGTGGATCTTCTGCAAGAGTTCTAGATTGCAACAACAATTTACTTAGAAATGTCCCTGTTGAAATTTCACAACTTACTCGTCTGGAG AAACTATTAATTAATGCCAATGACTTATCAGATGAATCAATTAACTGGGAAGGACTGATGAATCTGAAGTACTTAACAGTACTATCGTTGAACCAGAACCG CTTAACTACTTTGCCATCTGCGTTGGGCTCGATAACCTCTTTGAGGGAGCTACATGTCTCCAACAATGAATTGGCCGGTCTTCCTGATGAAATAGGACAGCTGACACAGTTAGAAGTCTTGAAAGCCAACAATAATAG GATGAGTAAAATCAGTGAATTTATAGGAAACTGCCATTCTCTTGTTGAG GTTGATTTCTCGTCAAATTTTCTGTCGCAATTGCCAGAGACATTCAGTAGTTTTAACAATTTGAAG GCTTTGCATCTTAGTAACAATGGGATGAAATCTCTACCATCCAAACTATTCAAGACATGCTTGCAGCTTTCCACATTGGATCTCCACAATACAGAAATAACTATCGATCTACTTCGTCAG TTTGAAGGATGGGACAATTTTGATGAGCGGCGTCGATCAAAGCATCAGAAACAAATAGAATTCCGAGTTGGAGTTTCTAGAGATTTTGATGAAGGTGCTGATAAAAACTAA